A single region of the Strigops habroptila isolate Jane chromosome 3, bStrHab1.2.pri, whole genome shotgun sequence genome encodes:
- the IFRD1 gene encoding interferon-related developmental regulator 1 isoform X2, with protein MPKPKKRGSNHQRGAGGQPRNVQPFSDEDASIETMSHCSGFSDPASFTEDGPEIDEEATQEDLEYKLKGFIDLTLDKSAKTRQAALESLKNAFSSKILYEFIMERRMTLTDSIERCIKKGKSDEQCAAAGLACLLCVQMGSGIESEEIFKTLGPVLKKIVCDGTASIQARQAELYSTMECLENIFTKAYQRDRDTNGVSSTHNTVLHISALLAWTLLLTICPMNEVKKKIEMHLHKLPSLLSCDDLNMRIAAGETLALLFELARETDADFFYEDMELLTEKLRALATDGNKHRAKVDKRKQRSVFRDVLRAVEERDFPTEMVKFGPERVYIDCWVKKQTYDTFKEVLGSGMQYHLQSNDFLRNVFELGPPVMLDAATLKTMKISRFERHLYNSAAFKARTKARSKCRDKRADVGEFF; from the exons ATGCCTAAGCCTAAGAAGCGGGGGAGCAACCACCAGCGCGGGGCCG GCGGTCAGCCCAGAAATGTGCAGCCTTTTAGTGATGAAGATGCTTCAATTGAAACTATGAGCCACTGCAGTGGCTTCAGTGATCCTGCTAGCTTCACTGAGGAtg GGCCTGAAATTGATGAAGAAGCCACTCAAGAAGACTTAGAATACAAATTGAAGGGATTTATTGATCTTACATTGGACAAGAG TGCAAAGACAAGACAAGCAGCTCTTGaaagtctgaaaaatgctttttcttctaaaatactATATGAATTTATCATGGAAAGGAGAATGACACTAACTGATAGCATTGAACGCTGCATTAAGAAAG GTAAGAGCGatgaacagtgtgcagctgctgGACTGGCATGTCTTCTGTGTGTGCAGATGGGGTCAGGAATTGAAAGTGAAGAGATTTTTAAGACCCTTGGTCCAGTTCTGAAGAAGATTGTCTGTGATGGGACAGCCAGTATCCAAGCCAGGCAGGCT GAACTGTACTCCACTATGGAATGCCTGGAAAACATCTTCACAAAGGCCTATCAGAGAGATAGAGACACTAATGGTGTATCGAGTACACATAACACTGTGCTTCACATCAGTGCTCTCTTAGCTTGGACACTGTTGTTGACCATTTGTCCAATGAAtgaagtgaagaagaaaattgaaat GCACTTGCATAAACTTCCAAGTCTGCTGTCTTGTGATGATCTCAACATGAGAATAGCTGCTGGAGAAACACTAGCCCTTCTGTTTGAACTGGCACGCGAAACAGATGCT gaTTTCTTTTATGAAGATATGGAACTTCTGACAGAGAAGCTAAGAGCTCTGGCTACTGATGGAAACAAGCACCGAGCCAAAGTAGATAAACGAAAGCAGCGATCTGTTTTCAGAGATGTTCTACGAGCTGTCGAG GAGCGTGACTTTCCTACAGAGATGGTTAAGTTTGGACCTGAGCGCGTGTATATTGACTGCTgggttaaaaaacaaacttaTGATACCTTCAAGGAAGTTCTGGGGTCGGGGATGCAGTATCATTTGCAG TCAAATGACTTTCTTCGGAATGTGTTTGAGCTTGGTCCACCAGTAATGCTAGATGCTGCAACTCTTAAAACAATGAAGATATCCCGTTTTGAAAGG caCTTGTACAACTCTGCTGCATTCAAGGCCCGGACAAAGGCTAGAAGTAAATGTCGTGATAAAAGAGCAGATGTGGGGGAGTTTTTCTAG
- the IFRD1 gene encoding interferon-related developmental regulator 1 isoform X1, with the protein MPKPKKRGSNHQRGAGGQPRNVQPFSDEDASIETMSHCSGFSDPASFTEDGPEIDEEATQEDLEYKLKGFIDLTLDKSAKTRQAALESLKNAFSSKILYEFIMERRMTLTDSIERCIKKGKSDEQCAAAGLACLLCVQMGSGIESEEIFKTLGPVLKKIVCDGTASIQARQACATCLGICCFIVTDDITELYSTMECLENIFTKAYQRDRDTNGVSSTHNTVLHISALLAWTLLLTICPMNEVKKKIEMHLHKLPSLLSCDDLNMRIAAGETLALLFELARETDADFFYEDMELLTEKLRALATDGNKHRAKVDKRKQRSVFRDVLRAVEERDFPTEMVKFGPERVYIDCWVKKQTYDTFKEVLGSGMQYHLQSNDFLRNVFELGPPVMLDAATLKTMKISRFERHLYNSAAFKARTKARSKCRDKRADVGEFF; encoded by the exons ATGCCTAAGCCTAAGAAGCGGGGGAGCAACCACCAGCGCGGGGCCG GCGGTCAGCCCAGAAATGTGCAGCCTTTTAGTGATGAAGATGCTTCAATTGAAACTATGAGCCACTGCAGTGGCTTCAGTGATCCTGCTAGCTTCACTGAGGAtg GGCCTGAAATTGATGAAGAAGCCACTCAAGAAGACTTAGAATACAAATTGAAGGGATTTATTGATCTTACATTGGACAAGAG TGCAAAGACAAGACAAGCAGCTCTTGaaagtctgaaaaatgctttttcttctaaaatactATATGAATTTATCATGGAAAGGAGAATGACACTAACTGATAGCATTGAACGCTGCATTAAGAAAG GTAAGAGCGatgaacagtgtgcagctgctgGACTGGCATGTCTTCTGTGTGTGCAGATGGGGTCAGGAATTGAAAGTGAAGAGATTTTTAAGACCCTTGGTCCAGTTCTGAAGAAGATTGTCTGTGATGGGACAGCCAGTATCCAAGCCAGGCAGGCT TGTGCAACCTGCTTAGGGATTTGCTGTTTCATTGTCACTGATGACATTACG GAACTGTACTCCACTATGGAATGCCTGGAAAACATCTTCACAAAGGCCTATCAGAGAGATAGAGACACTAATGGTGTATCGAGTACACATAACACTGTGCTTCACATCAGTGCTCTCTTAGCTTGGACACTGTTGTTGACCATTTGTCCAATGAAtgaagtgaagaagaaaattgaaat GCACTTGCATAAACTTCCAAGTCTGCTGTCTTGTGATGATCTCAACATGAGAATAGCTGCTGGAGAAACACTAGCCCTTCTGTTTGAACTGGCACGCGAAACAGATGCT gaTTTCTTTTATGAAGATATGGAACTTCTGACAGAGAAGCTAAGAGCTCTGGCTACTGATGGAAACAAGCACCGAGCCAAAGTAGATAAACGAAAGCAGCGATCTGTTTTCAGAGATGTTCTACGAGCTGTCGAG GAGCGTGACTTTCCTACAGAGATGGTTAAGTTTGGACCTGAGCGCGTGTATATTGACTGCTgggttaaaaaacaaacttaTGATACCTTCAAGGAAGTTCTGGGGTCGGGGATGCAGTATCATTTGCAG TCAAATGACTTTCTTCGGAATGTGTTTGAGCTTGGTCCACCAGTAATGCTAGATGCTGCAACTCTTAAAACAATGAAGATATCCCGTTTTGAAAGG caCTTGTACAACTCTGCTGCATTCAAGGCCCGGACAAAGGCTAGAAGTAAATGTCGTGATAAAAGAGCAGATGTGGGGGAGTTTTTCTAG
- the IFRD1 gene encoding interferon-related developmental regulator 1 isoform X3 translates to MPKPKKRGSNHQRGAGGQPRNVQPFSDEDASIETMSHCSGFSDPASFTEDGPEIDEEATQEDLEYKLKGFIDLTLDKSAKTRQAALESLKNAFSSKILYEFIMERRMTLTDSIERCIKKGKSDEQCAAAGLACLLCVQMGSGIESEEIFKTLGPVLKKIVCDGTASIQARQACATCLGICCFIVTDDITELYSTMECLENIFTKAYQRDRDTNGVSSTHNTVLHISALLAWTLLLTICPMNEVKKKIEMHLHKLPSLLSCDDLNMRIAAGETLALLFELARETDADFFYEDMELLTEKLRALATDGNKHRAKVDKRKQRSVFRDVLRAVESNDFLRNVFELGPPVMLDAATLKTMKISRFERHLYNSAAFKARTKARSKCRDKRADVGEFF, encoded by the exons ATGCCTAAGCCTAAGAAGCGGGGGAGCAACCACCAGCGCGGGGCCG GCGGTCAGCCCAGAAATGTGCAGCCTTTTAGTGATGAAGATGCTTCAATTGAAACTATGAGCCACTGCAGTGGCTTCAGTGATCCTGCTAGCTTCACTGAGGAtg GGCCTGAAATTGATGAAGAAGCCACTCAAGAAGACTTAGAATACAAATTGAAGGGATTTATTGATCTTACATTGGACAAGAG TGCAAAGACAAGACAAGCAGCTCTTGaaagtctgaaaaatgctttttcttctaaaatactATATGAATTTATCATGGAAAGGAGAATGACACTAACTGATAGCATTGAACGCTGCATTAAGAAAG GTAAGAGCGatgaacagtgtgcagctgctgGACTGGCATGTCTTCTGTGTGTGCAGATGGGGTCAGGAATTGAAAGTGAAGAGATTTTTAAGACCCTTGGTCCAGTTCTGAAGAAGATTGTCTGTGATGGGACAGCCAGTATCCAAGCCAGGCAGGCT TGTGCAACCTGCTTAGGGATTTGCTGTTTCATTGTCACTGATGACATTACG GAACTGTACTCCACTATGGAATGCCTGGAAAACATCTTCACAAAGGCCTATCAGAGAGATAGAGACACTAATGGTGTATCGAGTACACATAACACTGTGCTTCACATCAGTGCTCTCTTAGCTTGGACACTGTTGTTGACCATTTGTCCAATGAAtgaagtgaagaagaaaattgaaat GCACTTGCATAAACTTCCAAGTCTGCTGTCTTGTGATGATCTCAACATGAGAATAGCTGCTGGAGAAACACTAGCCCTTCTGTTTGAACTGGCACGCGAAACAGATGCT gaTTTCTTTTATGAAGATATGGAACTTCTGACAGAGAAGCTAAGAGCTCTGGCTACTGATGGAAACAAGCACCGAGCCAAAGTAGATAAACGAAAGCAGCGATCTGTTTTCAGAGATGTTCTACGAGCTGTCGAG TCAAATGACTTTCTTCGGAATGTGTTTGAGCTTGGTCCACCAGTAATGCTAGATGCTGCAACTCTTAAAACAATGAAGATATCCCGTTTTGAAAGG caCTTGTACAACTCTGCTGCATTCAAGGCCCGGACAAAGGCTAGAAGTAAATGTCGTGATAAAAGAGCAGATGTGGGGGAGTTTTTCTAG